In Dysidea avara chromosome 6, odDysAvar1.4, whole genome shotgun sequence, the genomic stretch AGCAAAATGAAAATTACACCAGATTTGACATTTATTGCTACTACGTACATAGTACTGCTGACCACACACAACAACTACATTTTGTACACTACCACACTACGCTACACTACACACGGAATTCAATAATCAGTGACTGAAAATTCTCTAGTTTACCTACACTTCACTTACTTGAGTAGAAATATTTCCTTGTTTCCAAGCATTCTTGAAGGCCTCCTTTAGTACAGAACGTTGTGGTCTAGCCTGCCTAGCCTTGTTGTTAGTAGTACCAACTGGTCCAGTTATCACTGGCCCCGTGATCACATGACTGTCCGTCTGATCAACACTCGCTACAATAGTTAAATCACAATTGAAAACTTATATTCTATAAACTTTGTATGTTTGTACGTACGTACATTAATAAAAAACTAGGTATTCTGATCTAGATGACCATTTTAACTATTATTAACTAATTAGAAGTTGGTCAGCATTTTGGAAGATAGGTGTTCTTCACAATATACATACCTTGTGAACTTCTTGCCAAGGCAGGTGATCTGCTACCAACTTGTATGTTAACATTACTCTTCTCTTCTCTGCTCCTCTTGGACTGGAATCTCATACTGACTGATCCAAACTTGGACTTGGTCTTGTTCACCTCTGCAACTTTCTGTACTATATCACTTCTCTACAATAGAGCAATGACAGACACtgatgatatactctaatacaacagtcattacCATGGGAACATATAAAAATACTGAATTTAACTGCCCACATTTTATTAGCAACAAATGTTTTATTGACAGTACTCACCAATGCTTTCAGTTCATCTTCAGTGGCAGCGCTGAGGTCAGTAGGTGACGTTTCTTTCTTAACTTGCTCGTTCGAAAGATCTTCATTCTCCAGTAACATCCATGGACACTTCTCCTTTGTCGTCTCATAGTCAGTAACTAACTGCTTGCCAaactaaatacaacaaaacacaacaTACAAGTAACAACATCACATACTACAGGTTACAGCTGTGTCTCATGAGCAGCAAAAAATAAGAGGTATAATAATTGAAGGCCAAACTTTTCTTGAACTACGCATCGTAAAATGCATGTGATATCTATAAAACATTTCCCAGCAGTATTTGATGTACAGTAAACATTAAAATGTATATTGCAACTTAAAAAGTACAATCAGAAACTGGGACATTAGAGTTTACATCtccacaccacacaccacacaccacacattcACAAACACTCAGTACCTTAGCTATTCTTATCCCAGTAGTCCATACATCATAGTCATGTTTAGTACCAGTGGGAAGACAGAAATGTTTGATCTTGTGATACACCTTGTCAATCGGTCCCATAGGCTATGTGGAACAAAAATACAGTGACCATAATATGTGTACATACAAGACTCTCATCTCAGGGTTCAGATACGTGAATGATAATTGAAGACCATTCATCTTCAGATATATGTAGAGCTACatctgaatgttctaatagaacatacacgtATGCAAACAAAATACTCCTTTGCATACGAAACATTCTCTAATGGAACTTACAGTCATTTTCAATTTTATTGGATAAACAAAGAGTCTTGTGCGTTCGTGTATATGGACATGTATGTGATTGTGTACTTCACATACCACATAAACCGTCaagatatagcacaacacttgcatacatacacacagactaGCACACACTTACAACTAAAGAAAAGCAGAAGACACCAGGAGCTTTGTAACGTTTCTTGAAATCCTTTGTACCAGTGAACACATACACCTCCTTCCATGTAGCAACCCTCTGGACATCCTTTGATGACTACATGTATAAATTAACACACATGACAACGAATCCtaaaattataataaaattGTATACAACTAATATTTCTACATataattttgtaattgtaaacaTTCAAGGGTCTCTCACCATAGTTTTCCCTGACTTGGACATATAGAAGCCAGAAGATCTAATGCCAAACAAGTGCTTCTTCCAGCCGGCCCTTTTGCCATCCTTGAAGTAAAGTTCTCCCTCTACCTTTGGTATGTTGCCATCTTTGAAAATTTCCTTTGCAAAGCAAACAAGAGAGattgaataataaaattatattgACTTGTTCATGTACTTGCACATATATGTAATTTCAAATAAGGCAGCTTGCTGAATAGACTTACATTTAAGatcatatttttctttttctcttCACTAAAATAGGCGGCAGCTTTTGCGGCCGACAATGAATGGGAATCAGGTATCAACATCTACCAACACATCATCATCACATCACGGGTACATGTGGAGATCATGTGCACACATACCTGGGGTCTGGTTAGGAGTAGGTATTTGTTTGGATTGTTCCTGAAATGTGTTGTGTTACGATGTACCTTTGGCCAGTGGGCCAACGCATCTATCACTTTCTCGTGATCCTCAAGAACACGTTCtgcaaacaaaaaaaagtgacATTATTGTATCAAGACCCAACAGAAACCAGGCCCCAGGCAAGAAAACACCGTCCATATACATGCATCCATAATCCAcaagtacatacgtacatatctACAAAAATTAAACTACGCTTCTCACCAAGTTCTAAGTCTTCTAATCGTTCTACTAGAGTCCAGTTGGGTCCAAAGTTTTGATGGTTCTTCTCAGCTAGTATTATACAAACATCACGAGCGTCCATCTGTTCATCAACCACTGCCATCTTGGAGGAACCATCTACACTGATAGCCTTCACCACCACCTGTGGGTTATGTCAGACATCATGAAATGTATGTGTGTCTAATTGTATACAACTgtacgtgtggtgtgtgtgtgtgcgtgtgtgtgtgtgtatttacaTACACATAGTACGAGTGGTCAAATACCTAATTGCTCCTGTTGTTAATCTACACTCAAATATAAGATTTTATTCTTGCTCTTGAATTGTGTGCTAGGAAGGGATTTGGTGCTAAGGGCTGGAACACTAAATAATGTAACAAAATACTCTCAAATTTCTAAGGGTGCTTTCTGCTGTGCTATGTAATTTCTTATTAACTCAAAGGACCTTCTACTTCTGAGCTAAGCACAAGTTGTTATACAACCATATTACACAGCGTTTACAGAGACACACTTCACCCATGTCTAGAAAAAGCCACTTCACAACTACACATCAACAGTCTAACATATAATCCATCTCACATATCAACAGTCTGTAAAAATTTTACACCCATGTGGGTGCAGAATGAGATACCTACACCTACACGAGTTTCGCAAAGCAATCACAAGAAATGAGGTGCAAGCCCACACCTAGACATCAGAACCATATACAAGCAATGAAAATGCCCTAACATAATAAAACTGCAACAGTTTCACGCATATGGTttgaaaaaaaacaacatatGTGGTAGCATAGAGTACGATAGTATTatgcagtatgatagtactgtatggtggGGACGacgaaggtgtgggcatggcttgtgataaaatatcaccctaaaacctgcctcaattttccctcatgacaacatgacagtattggttgggtaaaatctcGCTCAAAAGCTTAGGTGAAATTATTGAACCAAATATGTCCACATTTTAATGTATTGTTAAAGGCATCTTATGGCGGTAAACTTTTTGTCAACATCATTGAATCAGTATTGACATCACTTGTGTCTTACTACACAATGTGATTGTTTGAATTATGATAAAAGTATTGAATGTAGTTTCAACATTACTAGTACACAATTCAACACAACAAATCACAATTGTGATATAAACATGTTATAGGTCAGTGATGATGTCATGGTGTCATACCTTCTTTATCCTGGCTTCTTTCAGTTTGTTCATGGCAATCCTTATCTTCTCAGCTTGTAATTTCCTTTCCTTTTCAGCCTACAAAAACATGTATGTATTCACAGCAGGTTACGTACTATATTTGGTGACTGAAACCTCTGATGGTCATTGGTGCCAAAAATTATACAACAAGGATATTGATTATTAAGGTAGTATATAGTAAAAAGGAAAAAGTTTTACTGGTGCCACAAAGAGTATAAAGGAAACATCGTTGAatgacatacgtacatacagactgggtctgggaaaaccggtcttatcacccatgacagcaAGATTAATTTTTCACTACAAActctgtggtgctggataaagacctgtgctgttaATTTCATTTTGCCAATTTGAGCCCATGTGCTCCTCTTTTGTTTTGAAAGCAGCTCTTTGCCATCCCTTGGTGAACTTTCCCACCGATACGCAAAACACCTGGGAAACCTAGAAATTTAGCTGTTGGTTACTTGCAGAGTGTGTACTCTGGTAAGGTATAAAACTTGCCTTAACCACTGTAGAGCTACAACTCTTAAAAAGTAGTGTTTCTCAATACTTGATAAGACTGCTTTTCCCAGACAAATTAAAGCAACCTTAACAAAGTACCACATGTGCATACTAGCCACACACTCACTATTCACATGtattacacacacaaacacacgcgtATGTGAGCACTACATACATgttacacagacacacacttaCAGGAGTTAGTGACTCGTCAAGTTCAAGCTGCTGAGCAAACAATTCCAACTGTTGCTGTACTTGCTCCTACAGAAAATGATAACACTGAGAACTAGCCGCAACAAAGTTCTTAAGAATTGCACTGTAAAGACTGTTACATAGAGTACAATAGGTTCTAAGGTAAAAACACCAAGACTAATACCCTTACATAAACTATCTAGGTACATCCATACACAGTTGCCACTTACATGAGAGGGTGAGAGAGGAGTACTGACAGATGGTCGCTGCACATCTAAATGTCCACTGTGTTGTATTGGCGGAGGTCTGTTAGCTTTATCCTTTCGGGTTGTGGCTGTTGTCGTCACTTCTGATTTCAATGATGTCTGACTAGGCTGATTACTTAACTTGACAGTATCATATATAGCCAATGAGATGGGATCATGGATAATGTTCTTGCTCTGTTGTAGACTCTGCATAAAGCTGGCAAACTCTTCTCCAGACATTTGTTCCTCGTTGCCTGTAactgtgggtggtttggtatcACTAACAGCTGCAGCAGCTGCTGTTTCTTCTTCAAGTTTGCAAAGATCAGCCAGCAAGCTGTCAAGGTCAGGATCACCAGCCTCTGTTATAGTAAAGAAATACAATTGTAATGAAACACCAAATGCACGCCTGCACGCACACACAAGAACACATAATGCCACTCACAAATGCACAGTGGGTATGCATGTGTacgtacacaaacacacacacacacacacacacacacacacacacacacacacacacacacacacacacacacacacacacacacacacacacacacacacacacacacacctacaatACAAACTGAATCCCCTTAGACTTCAagtataccaagagttcataatataaaaagagaggagagtgtcctactacagtatagcctgtataaatgcatatctcaaagtaatgtagtaaaactttgatttctttaggatatcatgtcaacacgtaaagtgttaaggagtgttgacaatgCCATCAGTGAACTACCTATTGAAGCTGGTtattgaaacttaatgctgagtgcatgcctgaccaactaacacattgaaagtgactataggtattgcatcataacttcgAGATACAGTTTATACAGGCTatagtaggacactctcctctctttttatattatgaactcttggtataacatattaattttaatgaaaTGTGTGTGTACACGAAAAGTTGTACTTTATCACAAAGTTCAAGCACATTTACTTCCAATTTCTTCATCTCTTATGGCTAGGGTCAACGTATATACACTTCTTACCTTGACAAAAATGAAAGTCAGGACTATTACAAGAATATGTCAACTATTATTAGGGAGACTAGATATACCCAACAAGCACATGTAGTGTGTACTTTCAAGTTGAAGAAGGCATCTACACACAATACAACTCCCTTGTAAAGGTCATCAAATGTCTTATAAACATGTCCATTTCTCCTGGGAGACAGTTAACCTACATTCATAGCTTACTACTTGATAGTTCAGTGTTTTGTAAACCATTAATTTCTGTTGTCTGTATCACACATATTTATTGGTGTGACCAAAGGCATGaataatttttgaaattcaGTAATACTTTCCAATAAACGTGTGTGATAATGTTTCACGATTCCTTACTGTAGTATACCTTCTGTATAATACTCCATGGCAACTGGCAACTTAGTACATACTACTGAACTACAACATGTGTGAGTATGTGTACATGGGTTGTGACACAGACACATGACATGACACTACATACAaagacacacacatgcacacaggcaacactatatatatacacccacACAACGTTGTCACACATGTTACACACACTACTAGCAGACCAACAGGGCAGTTCGTACACAAAACAACACCCAATAACACTGACTAGCTTAATTACCCTAACACTACAAGAATTGCTCTAATAGGCCAGCCAAATAACCTGTCCACATCTATACAGACATTACAATCACTTTGGGttcactacatacagtatagaaacctttatatatacatatatgtgcaGTAATTtcaccatatatgtacatacatagttaCAGCAATgtctactgtatgtatatagtcAATATGAAGTGCTAAACCACCAAACTGGTCTCCCTACTATCACATAAAACTAGTTGTGATCAATAAATGTAATGACTCCCTCTGACTCCCACGATGATAGCCCATTAAATGGTCATGTTATTGTGTTACCCACAAACAGGAAACATATTGTAAATAAAGCATAGAGTTTGTAGTGTACAAtactgtgtgcgtgtgtgtgtgtgtgtgtgtgtgtgtgtgtgtgtgagtgtgtgtgtgtgtgtgtgtgtgtagtgtgtgcgcaTGAGTTCAAGCGAGAATAGTATGTATGCACGTGTGATCGTACATTTCTATACATGTAGAACCTGTCTTTGTGGTCACCTATATAAAAGGCATAAAGGAGTCATACTTACTCATGACCTCCTCACTAACACATGTAGTATTGCCCACATGGTGACAGCTGTGTTGATCAAATTAACTTGTTTGCTAACACTAAACTTGGTAAGTGAGCATGAAGTCAAGAGAGAGCCAAAATGTCTAACTAACACTGTAGTACAGGAATAAAGGATGTTGCCTTACTGCTTTCAGATGCACACTTAGTGGTATACTCACATAAATAGTCTATAGACAAAGGTACACAATTTATacataccccccccccccccccccccccccccccccacacacacacagagtcacatacacatacatgtatgcatagACATGGACACACGtgcacgcacccacacacacacacacacacacacacacacacacacacacacacacacacacacacacacacacacacacacgtgcatgcAGACACTACAGTATTCATACCTGCAAAAGCAGCAATAGACATTCTCCAACTGGCATACTTGCTCTACAATAAAAGACACAAGATAAAACACCATTAAGAATCATCACAGAATTACTTACCGCAAGTTTGGCGGATGATGATGTTCTTGACCTAATAGAACTAACAGTGCTAACTGTACTTTGTCTCTCACTTCTCAACATTGACTGTAAGGTACAAGAATAAATGGATCACTCAAGCATGTACACCTTCAATGATTCTTTAATTCTACATTTCTACAACTTCAAATTATTAACTAAATGTTTTATTCAACCCAAACAAAACTACAGTTATTACTAAATAGCAAGGTATAGAAATTTTCAAATATGAATCATCAGAAGTGAACGAAATACTTAGCAATTATCAGTCAATGGGTCATAATCACCCATTGAGTCAATAGTATCACCATACTACCAGAcctgtgtgtgtgctgtgctaCTAAAATTATATCACTGTACTAAATGAAATGTTCTGTTATGACCCAATGGCAGAATACACACACAGATACTTCCGTAATCAGTTTCAGTTATCATTAGGGTGGCTTCGAATAGAGGAAACAGAAGATACAAACATGCAGCCCACTCTGATAGTACATACTTGTAATACACCATTTTTCAAACGTGTATGCAATCGTTTGTATACGTAAAATATGTAGTATTTATCCTTCATTAATTGTCTAAATCTAAAACCAAGGTGTGCTTAGAACACATGCACTTAAACTAGTGAGGCCGTACTGTATTTTGAGGTCATCAGGTCACTATATTATCGAGGCCATATTTTTTTGTCTGAAGATGGCCTAGGTTTCAACAGTGTAATCAACAGATTTCACAACAGCTGGTGTAGtgtgcacacacaaacattGACAACATAACCACTTACTTGCTGACTGTTAGAACTGGTGATGCTGTTGAGATCGTTCAACCAGTCATCCAGTAAATCATCGTCCCCTTTAGTACCAGCTACACCAACACACCACATCATGATAAGTACTTTGATAACAgacatataataataatatgggtctatatgtattgtgtgtataatactgtatgtacaagtgTTCTGTACGTAGCTACCTATACAACTAACTCTACGAGTAGACATTTACACGCTCACACTGACATGAACACacgtgcacacgcacacactacactaaaacaactacacaacacacataccatACACATCTGTTTTAACATGACATTTTCAAATTGCAGGCAAACTACATAATTACACAACTAATTCAAAGCTGGATAAACACAATTACTAATCAAATCAACTAGGAATACACACATCTGGCCAAGCACATGCTCCACTAATAATGACAGCCATTAATTACAGTACTAGTGGGGGTGATTCCTTATCATAACCACATCATCATATATAACCCACACACTACGCCACATCAATGTTCTCCACACTGACACACTGCAATTATCATATAACTGATCACAGCTCTGTTATGCACAACAAATGTTCAGGTGACAGTGTAAGCTGACACCAGAGTGGCTCGTAAGGGGGATAAATGCTACCCACACCAAATCTGTACTAGTAATAATAAACACAGTACACATCCACACATACATGAGAAATAGCTTTGTCCCTAGCACAAATGAAGAATTCTTTCACATTCGGTAAAACTTTCAATTAGTGTTTGGTATGTTCATTAACTCTCTCAGTTTGCTAtttatcattttagtctaacaTAACGATCCCTTTACTGAGGGTATTTATTATCAAACCATGAAATGATCCTCAGTTGCTTGAGGCTGCTTTCCCTAAAAATCTCAGCCATGCAAACTTATGAGCTCTCCAAATAAGTGGtttctttttgcataaaatGCTCACACAAAAGCAGACATGGTCTGCATGGACACAAACATATACACGCACgtatccacacacacacaacacacacacaaagcaaagcctatggcagTCGTACGAAACACACATTaccgcccagtgaaccagcactgggatgcctgtgcaccattCAGGTGCTTGAGCATtggcaggcaaatcctcctggggcaaggctagtaacccgcaggaggactgtacaggtctcacagagagaggttgcagaaccagaagttccacaacaaccccaacatCACTAAATGAGATGAGGACAGTTGGGCATATGCTTCctcagtaaacaccaggtacccattgatgttacaactgTTCCCCCAGATGAGCCCACCCAacatccacacacacacagacagacagacagacagagacACACGTAAAAGTCAATACACATGATCCTGCTGTTGTAAAAAATTCTATTGCTTGAACAAAAAGGTAGGAGTGcaaatgtaaaattaatatatatgCAATACAACTTTTAACATTTATAATTAGGTTGAATCATTTCTCGGACTaaacaggatgatttctttaaGTTTGCAAACAATTTAAAAACTAAATTCCACTGTTCACTTCTAGGTATGACCTAAAATCAACCCTAGCCATTGAGCAGTTTTTCAGATGGCTGGTTACTGAACAGTTAGCACAGGATGCttcacaacacacaacacacatgctcATGAGCATGAggaatgtatgtattgtatccTTACTTCAGAAACACAAGTATGCACACACAATATTTGCATGAATTTCCTGGTCAAAATTGTCAAGTTGTAGCACCATCATTACGACCAACAGACCATCGTATCATGAATTGCACCTTTTTAGTACTGGCCGTTTCAACATTTAGTTGTTACCAGCTTGTCAAAATCACAAGCTCGCAATGAGAGATCTCACATCTAAAGCATCATCAGTGCTTGTTATCAGATGCCGTATGATAAGCAATTTAAAGCTGATCAGCTGTGGAATGATAATACAAGCCTATTGTAACACAACACCAGCACACTGGCTTATGGGATTTACCTGAGTAGACAGAGTTAACTAGCAGCCATAACAAATCTATTTGAGCCAAACACGTATCAATAACTGTATAGTACATTACTAGACAGAAGATATGACTGTGACTTGTCGGATCAAATAATATTTGTTTAAAATTTGAATACAGCAGTGCCAGCAATTTTTCATTAACTATTTACGTATATTGTCAGTTGCTAAGTATCTACAAGATGCGTAAGCGATCTGACATCAAACTATGAATATTAAAACCTATTCATTAAGCTCACATTTTGACTACAAGCTGGATATTTATATAGTGTATTAAACACCTGAGAGATTTGGACATTTTGACTAGCTGAAATGCTTACTATATATAATATGCAACAAATTTATACCATATACAGGCTTAAAATTATCATACACACCCTCATACGGACACCAATGAATACACAAGAGACTATAGAGTGAACGATGAATGATATTATAAGTGTCTGAGAATGAACAATGGTCACTTGATTACTATAATGGGCTGGTAAATGGCCAGGGAACATGTGAGAGTTACAAGCAATAGTGAAGACAGTGAAATGATTTAGTCTGATGGTCGCATGTAATTGagttacaacaaaaatatgTACAACATTGGGTATACAAATGTTGTGAGGCTAAATTTGATAAATTAAAATTCTTGTACAGGGTTTGCTGCATCAGTGATATATATcccattaatagggccacctttgGGATAAAAAATGGCATTAAAATAAGATGGTCTCATAAAAGAGGTCATTTTAGGACGACTCAACAAGGTCACTATGAATGAGGTAGCCTTATTAAAAGATAGGTGTTCACTGCTTCTACCAATATGCACTAAGCTTGGGCTATTTGTATACTTAATACCATTACGTGGTCTGTGTATTGTACTTGTTATTTATCTATGTAACATGGAGAACACAAATATACcttcttcatcatcatcttctccAGATGGCAGGTCCCACTTTCCTTCCTCTGAGCTACTCTTGTCCTCGCTGGCTCCCATGTTACTCAGTACATTATCTAGGGCACTGAATCCATCAAGATCACCTTGTCCTCTGGTAGTGTCTTCCTCTGGAGCGTCATCACCAACAAGTTGCCCGAGTACATCTAGCTCAGGTAACATAGAACTGTCTGTGGTCTCTTGTCCACTTTTACGATCTTTAATAACAATAGTGTCATAGTTAGTACTAGGTACTCTTGGTGCTGGTGGAAGAACATCGTAGTCTTCGTCAGGGGCA encodes the following:
- the LOC136257602 gene encoding uncharacterized protein — protein: MPPPPPPPPPPPPPIPQYIAQPSKTPVKQSSGPTKKGSVKKGPPSLPSRDPGTQLMNRGSISGPETAPKPKRRRSSQDDRPPSVNSYSSRPSSSASGPPVLPKRSSSTQLSESPPLTEGSSPTMVPTPPPPPPLNEVVYESVDELVASGQYQPPPPPSTLNQQSDDQTEESLYDYIPAPPVKPKPKRSSSTLSVQSNDVPITKAERDAIRRVSAVISDELQQDEHLARASFHPSVGDQELIDDVYEDTMAITDEVYDDTMNVNQQAQQYRQSMVKNDSLTAVVPQPPPPPPIAGYEEALYDDTETVTQQATQYIQAAVVDHADMDYDELAPQPPVAAPVAPPPPPVTQTFVPDQDYDELSPAPPPPVAPAPPPPPPTVAPAESFVPDQDYDELPPKPVASVPPPPPVEDEDYDLLPPKPPASQQRPPPPPPVAQTVVEDDQIYDSLPPKESADEGDIYDVLPPKMSAQPAATAPDEGDIYDVLPPKMSAQPAATAPDEDYDVLPPAPRVPSTNYDTIVIKDRKSGQETTDSSMLPELDVLGQLVGDDAPEEDTTRGQGDLDGFSALDNVLSNMGASEDKSSSEEGKWDLPSGEDDDEEAGTKGDDDLLDDWLNDLNSITSSNSQQSMLRSERQSTVSTVSSIRSRTSSSAKLASKYASWRMSIAAFAEAGDPDLDSLLADLCKLEEETAAAAAVSDTKPPTVTGNEEQMSGEEFASFMQSLQQSKNIIHDPISLAIYDTVKLSNQPSQTSLKSEVTTTATTRKDKANRPPPIQHSGHLDVQRPSVSTPLSPSHEQVQQQLELFAQQLELDESLTPAEKERKLQAEKIRIAMNKLKEARIKKVVVKAISVDGSSKMAVVDEQMDARDVCIILAEKNHQNFGPNWTLVERLEDLELERVLEDHEKVIDALAHWPKVHRNTTHFRNNPNKYLLLTRPQMLIPDSHSLSAAKAAAYFSEEKKKNMILNEIFKDGNIPKVEGELYFKDGKRAGWKKHLFGIRSSGFYMSKSGKTMSSKDVQRVATWKEVYVFTGTKDFKKRYKAPGVFCFSLVPMGPIDKVYHKIKHFCLPTGTKHDYDVWTTGIRIAKFGKQLVTDYETTKEKCPWMLLENEDLSNEQVKKETSPTDLSAATEDELKALRSDIVQKVAEVNKTKSKFGSVSMRFQSKRSREEKSNVNIQVGSRSPALARSSQASVDQTDSHVITGPVITGPVGTTNNKARQARPQRSVLKEAFKNAWKQGNISTQVGGFDEEQWPTFSTKAAPLFVLEDDLVEDSPKLAHKRLGESASLTGEMSGMVTLKRGKKPKDMGAPREDDQSAPQGNSSPSQGTPSDAQSISSSDNNSLVFQMHKEMEGVDKRASVVSIETAI